Part of the Verrucomicrobiota bacterium genome is shown below.
AGCGAACCGATCATCGTGGGCGGTGAAGAATCCGGCGGCCTGAGCGTCAAAGGCCACGTGCCGGAGAAAGACGGCATTCTGGCGTGCTTGCTGATGGCCGAGTTGGTGGCGACGGAACGCAAATCCCTCGGCCAGATTTTGAGAGACCTCTCGAAACAAACCGGCGAATTTCACACCGACCGCATCAACGTCGCGATTCCGCCGGAGAAGAAGGAAGCGCTATTGCAGAAGCTCGCCGCCGGCCTCGACGTGATTGGCCCGTTCAAAGTCGAGAAATTCATCACGACCGACGGTTATAAATTCCTTTTGCCGAATCGCGAGTGGGTCGCCTTCCGTGCCAGCGGCACCGAACCGCTCATCCGCTGTTACATCGAAGCCAAATCTGGGGCGCAAATGAAAAAGTTGCGTGTCGCGTGCCAGCAGCTTCTTCGGAGTTAGCCAGCTTCAGAATTGCGGCTTGATTGGCTGCGCCAAACGTGACAGACCCGCTGCGCGCGGTGACCGTCAAGGGCAGCATCCTGTTGACACCGATTCGTCCACCATCCAAGTCCGAGTACGCCGCCATCATCAAGGCAGCGGGCCGCCCCCTGGCCAAGGAACCGTCCGGTGCCGTGGACAAAATCAAGGCCGCCATACGGAAGGCGCGCGCCCATGGTCGTCGTGCTTGATACGACCAGCTTCGTCAGCGGCATCTACTGGCGGACCGAAGCGCATCGAGTTTTGCAGGCGTTTGCCAACGGTCGCATCGTGCTGGCCGTCACGCAGTCCATCCTGCACGAATACGCCAGAGTTGCGATGGCCGTGCGCGCCGAAGAAGGGCTGGAGATTGATCCGCAACCGTGGTTGAACGCCGTGGCTGAGCTGGCGTTCGAATTTGAACCGACCCCGCTGCGTGATGCTGTCTGTCTCGACGCGCACGACGACCAATTCATCGCGTGCGCGCTGGCGGCTCAAGCCGACGCGATTGTGACACGGGACAACGACTTGCTGTCTCTCGGCAAGCCCTTCGGCATCCCGATACTGACACCCCGCCAGCTTCTGGCCCTCATCAAGTAATGATAATTGCTCTTGCGAGGCGA
Proteins encoded:
- a CDS encoding putative toxin-antitoxin system toxin component, PIN family; amino-acid sequence: MVVVLDTTSFVSGIYWRTEAHRVLQAFANGRIVLAVTQSILHEYARVAMAVRAEEGLEIDPQPWLNAVAELAFEFEPTPLRDAVCLDAHDDQFIACALAAQADAIVTRDNDLLSLGKPFGIPILTPRQLLALIK